A segment of the Bufo bufo chromosome 5, aBufBuf1.1, whole genome shotgun sequence genome:
CAGGAGCACGGAGGAACGGTGGAGGGGCCATAGGAGGAAACATGTGTGGGCCAAATCCTGAAAGAGAAATTATAATGTGGTTACTGCTTTGTGAAGAGTTTCCAGCACCGCCAACCCAGGCTCCCAAAATACAAGAACCAGACCCTTATACATAAAATCAGCTAATTTAAACGCAACCACCTAAAGCGGTAGAATTCGGTCTACATTAACCTCTTCATTTACCAACTTAACCTTACCTGGAGGTGGAGCAGTTAACCCAGGTGGTGGCAGCGCAATGTTAACCAAAGCAGATGATCCATTTGGAGGAAGGTTAAAATAGTTAGCCGAGGACTCTTCTTCTGTAGGTGGAGGTGGCAAAGCTTAGAAAGAAAGATACAACAAAAATAAATCACTACCTTAGTCCAAAGAGCACAAAGCACGTAACTAGGAaacctttaaaggagttatctgggaatcctctggataggtcatccatatcagatcagCCGGGGCCCCAACTCAcgagacccccagtgatcagctgtttaGAAGAGGCCAGGCTCTCAGTGaacgctgcggcctcttcctaggccatgtgatgtcactgttcagcagtcacatgacctagtgaatgggcctgagctgcaataccaagcacagccactatacaatgtgcagcACTGTGCTTGAAAACCTGCCAGGAGCCACCCGTGCGCACCAGAGCTTTGGTGAGCGCCCGGCTCCCTGAAACCACTGATTGGCAGGAGTTCCGGGACTCAGACCCTTGATGCGagaatgatgacttatcctgaggataggtcatcataatCTTTACCCGCAAAACTCCTTTAAAGTCACCACACAAACCCGAATGATAAACAAAATAATACATTATACTCCCAATATCCATATATTTTTGATATTAGACATTTCACATTGTTAATTGCCCCTTAGCAGGAAAGCAACACCTAAACAAAAGTGGTGCAGAGTTCATACCTGCCACTTATGCCCACTGCCACATGCACATAGTTTCACTAGAATGGACGAATCCAATAAGATCCATGATCCAGATGCTGATAAACTTGAGTCATGGAGTAGACAAATGATCTTATAAGCTGAAGGGGATGATTAGATGTGCAACTGCTCATAACGGCTCTCCTTCAGTAGAAAAACATAACCTTTCCATAACCCACAGTACACACTGggctagggctgcaacgattaatcgatgTTATCGATAATAtttgataacgggattcgttgtcaacGAATCTAGTTATCGAATAATTGGCCGATTCGTGGCTATGCAGGTGGTCGggcgctatgcctgcgggtccttgaactttagatcaccgcatctttattaccttacgatgaagctccagtaacacgcagagcgggcggcggcgtaatgtcacttactcacgtgacgcacatgCTCCgcatgcttcattcataaagtaggtggagcaggcgagtcacgtgagtaagtgacgttacgccacgCCGCCtcctgctctgcctgttactggagcttcattgtgggatctgtggctggcaccgttatggggatggggatctgtggatggcaccgttatggggatggggatctgtggatggcaccgttatggggatggggatctgtggatggcaccgttatggggatgggggatctgtggatggcactgttatggggatgggggatctgtggatggcactgttatggggatggggatctgtggatggcactgttatgtggatggggatctgtggatggcactgttatgtggatggggatctgtggatggcactgttatggtgatgggggatctgtggatggcactgttatggggatggggatctgtggatggcactgttatgcaggatctgtggatgacacactgttatggggagggggatctgtggatggcactgttatggaggagatgtgtgtatggcactgttatggaggggatgtgtgtatggcactgttatggaggggatgtgtgtatggcactgttatggaggggatctgtgtatggcactgttatggaggggatctgtgtatggcactgttatggaggggatctgtgtatggcactgttatggaggggatctgtgtatggcactgttatggaggggatctgtgtatggcactgttatggaggggatctgtgtatggcactgttatggaggggatctgtgtatggcactgttatggaggggatctgtgtatggcactgttatggaggggatctgtgtatggcactgttatggaggggatctgtgtatggcactgttatggaggggatctgtgtatggcactgttatggaggggatctgtgtatggcactgttatggaggggatctgtgtatggcactgttatggaggggatctgtggatgacacatatagcataagatgctatatagtgccatccacagaaccccctccccataacagtgccatccacagaaccccctccccataacagtgccatccacagaaccccctccccataacagtgccatccacagaaccccctccccataacagtgccatccacagaaccccctccccataacagtgccatccacagaacctcctccccataacagtgccatccacagaacccctccataacagtgccatccacagatccccaataacagtgccatccacagatccccaataacagtgccatccacagatcccctccataagtgccatccacagatcccctccataacagtgccatctacagaacccctccataacagtgccatctacagatcccccataacagtgccattcacaatttgttttaatatggcctttgaacataatttttcaagtaaaatcatataaaccccttttttttgtaattttggtgttttttcccgattaattgattaatcgatgaaattatcgacaactaatcgattattcaaataatcgttagctgcagccctacactGGGCCAGGTAGGCAGAGTTATGGAGAGTGGCGCTCCGCTGTTTCTATAActtccatagcggtgaatgggagTGCCGGGCCCGCCTGCTTCTCTgggaaagtggagagggtgtcgtAGAAACACCACTTGCCCCTAAACTTGGGTACAATGgggtttaaaaagttgcaaacacaaagggggaatggtaagttccatttaaGTTTTAGTATTTTTCAAAAAAAGACATACCTCCAGGTAATCCAGGAACCGGTTCTAGCGTCAACCCAGAATCATTAATGCCTTCGCGCTCTCTTTCTTTGCCCCTAGCTGCCTGAGATCTGCAAAAAGACACACAGGAACAATGAGGTATCCGTCTTGTGTCCCTTTACATGCAATTTATACCCAAGAAAGGTTTTATTCAGAAAACAGAATCCATGCATGAACTGACagtttggctacatgcacacgaaagtatgtggtttgcggtccgcaaaccacaaaccattgtaataatgcctatccttgtccgcaaaatagactttttttggcggggctacgaaacggacatacggatagtacatggtgtgctgtcagcattttttgcggacccattgaaatgactaggtccgcatcctatccgcaaaaaaaacaaaaaacggaacggacacggaaacaaaatacattcgtcTGCATGTAGCCTTTACATGAGCTTTTATGCCCTCTTTCACACTTTTAGACTCTGTTCTAAACAGTCCCCACCCAAAAAAACAGGACCTGCAAAGGCACGAGTTGCCCTTCAAAGCAACATTTTCACATTAACTAGGAAGGTaacagaacacttacatggtCACCTCCTATTCATTTTTTAGCTGCAGATTCCCAGGCTTCTCTTCCGGCCAAGATGGCCACACTGCTTCTCTAACTACCTGATGCATACTGTACAGTCCTAGGCACTTTCTACTGCTCCAATAACAGGGCTGGACAAGCAAGAAGCGTCTTGGACTACTAATCTGCAGTACACACCAGGTGGTCTGATGCATGCTGAACTTGTGTGACAGTTTATCTGCATCTACTAAATCATAAGTGCAAAGAAGTAATCTTTACTTATACCAAAGGTGCAAGAAAGCTGGCAGAAATCTATCAAAGGtgggcatgaaaaaaaaaaaaaaaggctgtagttTAAAACCGACATGTCATAATTCATGCAaactttcagctaacatctggagcgaactttttttttttttttttagcaaaaaatgcataaaaaataagTTCATAAAACCACCCCTTcccactccaaaaaaaaaaaaattgtttcacacttgcgttgtggctttccggttttgagatccagcagaggatctcaaaaccgggccaAACCAGATCAGTTTAGTCCCCATTCATTGCATGTTGCGCTTTTtcactggacacaaaaccgctgaaaGCTctttcaccggatctccaaaccaAAATTACcaccacaagtgtgaaacaggccttgggGTATGTTCAAATCCTGTGTATTCCACCTCCTACTGTGTGCGGTGGGTATCCACACCCTAGTTTATATATGGGGTGGATTTGACATGCACATCACATTGACGTGTCAATTCTTGCCACGGTTTCTAAGGGGCAGGTTGCCACACACAGATGAGCCCCACTGAATAGGACTAAATCCATATATGTGTGTAACACGTGCAACTGCAAATCTGAAGGTTAGCCTTGGATCTCTGCCACAAGAAACACACAGCTTTATTTCATGCAGTTTTTCCAATATATACAtttctgtataaaaagcatacaaCGTTTTAATATCTCACCTTCCCCACTTGACATTCAGCCGACGACCATTAACGATCAGTTTATTAAACGATTTCTCTGCCGCCATCTCTGCTGATGGTCTGGTGGCAAACTGAATAAAGGCGCACTGCTGACGCTGGACTACCGTAATAGTCCTTATTTCACCAAACTGGTAAAAGTGATtcctgcaacaaaaaaaaaagagaaaaaaaaggtaGTACTAAGCTCCGTCTGTACATATATTAGAAAAAATAAGGAGCTGAACACATTGGAAACGACATTGTATGAAAAGAATACCTAAGCTCCGATTCGCTGATGTTGTCGCCCAGCCCTCCCACATACAGGGTACTAATGGTCTTGTCTTCTGGGGGGTCCAAACGTGGCATTGTTGAGGCCCTTTTCAAGAGTTTGTCTGCTACTGGGTCATTGATGCCATAGTAACGGTCCTTGATATTCTGATCAGCAAGAGGGTCATCAGGATCTGTGGGTTTCTCGTGTCTGAGAAAATGGAGAGGTGAAAAACATGACCGTGAACATTAATTCATGAAAATGCTTCCAATATGATCAAAGCAAGAAAGACTGAGCGCCTACAAATTTATTGGAATACTTGGATACCAAGTTAATGCAGATATTGCATTTACATATACAGCATGCGTGTCAGATTTATTTACATAGCGCATAATGGCGTCATTTCAGAGAAATAGGCTGGACTACAGCGATGCTACCCAATGACT
Coding sequences within it:
- the RBM22 gene encoding pre-mRNA-splicing factor RBM22: MATSLGSNTYNRQNWEDADFPILCQTCLGENPYIRMTKEKYGKECKICARPFTVFRWCPGVRMRFKKTEVCQTCSKLKNVCQTCLLDLEFGLPIQVRDTGISFKDDMPRSDVNKEFYTQNMEREIMNSDGTRPVGGLGKAPSSSDMLLKLARTTPYYKRNRPHICSFWVKGECKRGEECPYRHEKPTDPDDPLADQNIKDRYYGINDPVADKLLKRASTMPRLDPPEDKTISTLYVGGLGDNISESELRNHFYQFGEIRTITVVQRQQCAFIQFATRPSAEMAAEKSFNKLIVNGRRLNVKWGRSQAARGKEREREGINDSGLTLEPVPGLPGALPPPPTEEESSANYFNLPPNGSSALVNIALPPPGLTAPPPGFGPHMFPPMAPPPFLRAPGHIHYPSQDPQRMGAHTGKPSSA